The Enterococcus sp. 7F3_DIV0205 genome has a window encoding:
- a CDS encoding DUF3324 domain-containing protein, protein MKTNKILYVLLLISFFSFVFPQKVNAKEETNLGYTVSAVRSSKQIDPEKSYFYIQTSPGVEEELKVKVKSTQKEKVRIKIYAEDAFTGDGGTIEYTTDSKALDETLKDPISSLTTIETPNISVENYEEKEVVIKVKPPKLPYDGIKMGALVFQLENKDEEETVGNKFSYRIGLFASETGDDYKNSKTLNLTEVKASIKRGKKMVLGTLQNPESKILTNLQLMATIQEKGKTDIVKEKKVENYMLAPNSHFDLEMDWGTNQIKAGTYILKIKGNNQLNEWSFEKEFIISGEQAKKMNEESGFKIITPTWVKIATILSFIGVVLLVIGLVIRRKKLTKEWQKRKNRRKRKRKMKEGQKNEKI, encoded by the coding sequence ATGAAAACAAATAAAATACTGTATGTCCTTTTGCTGATAAGTTTTTTTTCCTTTGTCTTCCCACAAAAAGTGAATGCGAAAGAAGAAACAAATTTAGGGTACACTGTTTCAGCAGTTCGTAGTAGCAAACAAATAGATCCAGAAAAAAGTTATTTCTATATTCAAACATCTCCAGGTGTGGAAGAGGAATTAAAAGTAAAAGTAAAAAGTACACAGAAAGAAAAAGTACGTATTAAAATTTATGCCGAAGATGCTTTTACTGGTGACGGAGGAACGATTGAATATACCACAGATTCAAAAGCATTGGACGAGACCTTAAAAGATCCTATCAGTTCATTGACAACAATAGAAACACCAAATATCTCTGTAGAGAATTATGAAGAAAAAGAAGTAGTCATCAAAGTAAAACCTCCCAAACTACCGTATGACGGGATAAAAATGGGAGCGCTCGTTTTTCAATTAGAAAATAAAGACGAGGAGGAAACTGTCGGCAATAAGTTTTCGTATCGAATAGGGCTTTTTGCATCAGAAACCGGTGATGATTACAAAAATTCAAAAACATTAAATTTAACTGAGGTAAAAGCAAGTATTAAACGAGGCAAGAAAATGGTTTTGGGAACGCTACAAAATCCAGAGTCTAAGATTTTGACGAATTTACAATTAATGGCAACGATTCAGGAAAAAGGAAAAACAGACATCGTTAAAGAAAAAAAAGTTGAAAATTACATGCTTGCGCCAAATAGTCACTTTGATTTGGAAATGGATTGGGGAACCAATCAAATAAAGGCAGGAACGTATATACTTAAAATAAAAGGAAACAATCAGTTAAATGAGTGGTCATTTGAAAAAGAGTTTATTATAAGCGGTGAACAAGCAAAAAAAATGAACGAAGAAAGTGGTTTTAAAATTATTACTCCGACATGGGTAAAGATTGCGACAATTCTATCCTTTATTGGAGTAGTTTTACTGGTCATAGGACTTGTCATACGTCGGAAAAAACTGACGAAAGAGTGGCAAAAAAGAAAAAATAGACGAAAAAGAAAGAGAAAAATGAAAGAGGGACAAAAAAATGAAAAAATATAG
- a CDS encoding winged helix-turn-helix domain-containing protein — translation MINIGIISNKQDTYSSYIEVLHEKKLSLLKLDDEFNSVADSSIDIIIIDYSEQSSEEVMLNICELLVSKKVSNPEIIFVIVKESKKIDRMVLLQLGVTQVFDQQTAPDEFSLFLSNLLNTKNMGQLESVEVEQEESNRSIELLPNRFVIRIDGREEVFLTKLEFKLLDHLNNIEGQFASYDELMKVLWMETLTLENGRSRIANIVFHIRTKIEENPSNPVYLKTVRNKGYFLSVKEDQ, via the coding sequence ATGATAAACATAGGGATTATTTCAAACAAACAAGATACATATTCCTCATACATAGAAGTACTTCATGAAAAAAAATTATCACTTTTGAAATTAGACGATGAATTTAATAGTGTAGCTGATTCTTCTATAGACATTATAATTATTGACTATTCCGAACAATCTAGTGAAGAGGTGATGTTAAATATATGCGAACTTTTAGTTAGTAAGAAAGTAAGTAATCCTGAGATTATTTTTGTGATAGTCAAGGAATCAAAAAAAATAGACCGTATGGTACTTCTCCAATTGGGCGTGACTCAAGTATTTGATCAGCAAACTGCTCCGGATGAATTTTCTCTTTTTCTATCGAATCTATTGAATACAAAAAATATGGGACAGTTAGAATCGGTAGAAGTAGAACAGGAAGAAAGTAATCGTTCTATTGAATTGTTGCCAAACCGCTTTGTTATCAGAATAGATGGTAGGGAAGAAGTGTTTCTCACTAAGTTAGAGTTTAAATTACTTGATCATTTAAACAACATTGAAGGACAATTCGCTAGCTACGATGAACTGATGAAGGTTCTGTGGATGGAAACTTTAACACTAGAAAATGGCCGTTCACGGATTGCAAATATTGTGTTTCATATTAGAACAAAAATAGAAGAAAACCCATCAAATCCAGTCTATCTTAAAACTGTACGTAACAAAGGGTATTTTCTCTCTGTAAAAGAAGATCAATAA
- a CDS encoding DUF916 and DUF3324 domain-containing protein produces the protein MGSNPNEFAYEVVLPENQKRTDVGYYDLVMKAGETQTLQLKLFNLSSESMKISLSVNSAKTNGNGLIEYGENQLETDSSLTYDIKKLVTTPKEVLLAPHSKKMVELRIDLPAKPFIGYLAGGIQLTPFRYTEQTTKEEAVILNEFAYVIGLLISESDSHQLAPEMALNGMSLKKRDGQYGLSVSLSNVQPVFLENLTTQVRIRKKGTKAILFEKKQSDMRMAPNSVMNFPVELEGTELDSGDYVVEVTTSTTNGKHWMWKKEFTFSKLEAQRVNEINNLTKNGYFNQPLFLGCTLVLCIVIFGSVWVIMRRNTHLSNGRRKRTGNYINEKKKKKTN, from the coding sequence ATGGGAAGTAACCCTAATGAGTTTGCTTACGAGGTCGTACTTCCTGAAAACCAAAAGCGAACAGATGTGGGGTATTATGATCTGGTGATGAAGGCAGGAGAGACCCAGACGCTTCAATTAAAATTGTTTAATCTTTCATCTGAAAGTATGAAAATCTCACTTTCAGTCAACAGTGCGAAAACAAATGGAAATGGGCTTATTGAGTATGGGGAGAATCAGTTAGAGACTGACTCTTCATTAACCTACGATATAAAAAAATTGGTGACAACACCAAAAGAAGTTTTATTGGCACCACATAGTAAAAAAATGGTGGAATTGAGGATTGATTTACCCGCGAAGCCTTTTATCGGATATCTTGCAGGTGGGATTCAATTAACACCATTTCGTTATACAGAACAGACAACCAAAGAAGAGGCAGTTATTCTCAATGAGTTTGCCTATGTGATTGGTCTTTTGATAAGTGAGTCTGACAGTCACCAACTGGCCCCAGAGATGGCTTTAAATGGAATGTCTTTGAAAAAAAGAGATGGACAATATGGTTTAAGCGTTAGTTTGTCTAATGTTCAACCAGTATTTTTAGAGAATTTGACGACTCAGGTGAGGATTCGAAAAAAAGGAACAAAAGCGATTTTGTTTGAAAAAAAACAAAGTGATATGCGCATGGCACCCAATTCAGTGATGAACTTTCCAGTGGAATTAGAAGGTACTGAACTTGATTCGGGGGATTATGTCGTAGAGGTAACGACATCAACTACCAACGGGAAACATTGGATGTGGAAGAAAGAATTCACGTTTTCTAAACTAGAAGCTCAACGTGTAAATGAAATAAATAACTTAACGAAGAATGGTTATTTCAATCAACCGTTGTTTCTAGGATGTACCTTAGTGTTGTGTATAGTGATTTTTGGAAGTGTGTGGGTGATAATGCGAAGGAATACCCACCTAAGTAACGGCAGAAGAAAGAGAACAGGAAACTACATAAATGAGAAAAAGAAAAAAAAAACTAATTGA
- a CDS encoding TDT family transporter: MYDRYIEFLKKIPIPICGLILALVSLGNLLYSLGFSIVGNVYVLIGSVLMFLVVCKIMFTMKHTWRTLNDPMIASVSPTFSMAGMVICVFLNRLFPGNPFILILWVVFISIHFLLMLFFIVVFIYPKKIELEQIYPSWFITFVGIGVIPTTSTGFSVDFGRIIIWFALFFYIILLPIILKRVFILKKMHESTLPLLTIVTAPGSLCLVGYLSVMEQKSLWFVYLLLFISQGLYVLVLCLLPRLLKIKFYPSYAAFTFPLVISATAVNTVVNVLNPKSGVGIFLETVAKVEIWIALIIVSYVLVRYLFFLFGRKEDVSET, encoded by the coding sequence ATGTACGATAGATACATTGAATTTTTAAAAAAGATACCAATACCAATCTGTGGGTTAATTCTTGCGCTTGTCTCTTTAGGAAATCTTCTCTACTCTTTAGGATTTTCAATCGTAGGAAATGTTTATGTATTAATAGGTAGCGTGTTGATGTTTTTAGTCGTATGTAAAATAATGTTCACTATGAAACATACCTGGCGTACATTAAATGATCCAATGATTGCTTCTGTTTCACCCACTTTTTCGATGGCTGGAATGGTTATCTGCGTTTTTTTGAATCGTCTTTTTCCAGGTAATCCCTTTATTTTGATCTTATGGGTCGTCTTTATCAGCATTCATTTTCTATTAATGCTTTTTTTTATAGTCGTATTTATTTATCCCAAAAAAATTGAGTTAGAGCAGATTTATCCCAGTTGGTTTATCACCTTTGTTGGTATTGGGGTGATTCCGACGACTTCTACTGGATTTTCTGTGGATTTTGGTAGGATCATTATTTGGTTTGCGCTATTTTTTTATATTATTTTATTGCCAATTATTTTAAAGAGGGTATTTATTCTAAAAAAAATGCACGAGTCGACCCTACCTTTACTGACGATTGTTACAGCTCCAGGCTCTTTGTGTTTAGTAGGCTATCTTTCTGTGATGGAGCAAAAATCTCTATGGTTCGTTTATTTGTTGTTGTTTATCTCGCAAGGATTGTATGTACTTGTTCTTTGTCTATTACCAAGGTTGTTAAAAATAAAATTTTATCCAAGTTATGCTGCATTTACATTTCCATTAGTGATTTCAGCAACAGCGGTCAATACAGTTGTTAATGTGTTGAATCCGAAAAGTGGAGTTGGTATTTTTTTAGAAACAGTAGCGAAGGTTGAGATATGGATCGCATTGATTATTGTAAGTTATGTCTTAGTGCGGTATCTATTCTTTTTATTTGGTAGAAAAGAAGATGTATCAGAAACATAG
- a CDS encoding tyrosine-type recombinase/integrase, with product MAKKGENIYKRRDGRWEGRYRKGRNKQGKLVYGYVYGQKYSEVKVELERIKSHYRFQMQHADFFQGTVEEWLVYWLDHLIIRQIKKSTYASYQTKMHNHILPYLGKKKLSKLSKKDILEVLFLLSDKGLSTTSIHNTLTIFKSAINKAYTEKAILDNPFDGVVFPPIKKKEIGVLSVEQQRKLEKAALQNTECSPVIIALYTGLRIGEISGLTWSDIDLENKIIHVVRTIQRVSVTGKSAKTEVIFDLPKSKNSVRKIPIAQNLLTYLTEKKKLSVGNYVVNNKNSFAEPRLINYHFKQTVEQAKIPSIHFHALRHTFATRCIENGIDIATLSRLLGHQSIKLTLDTYAGSLWETREQAMSIVDATLNLNG from the coding sequence ATGGCTAAAAAGGGAGAAAATATTTATAAAAGAAGAGACGGCCGCTGGGAAGGTAGATACCGTAAAGGTCGAAATAAGCAGGGAAAACTAGTGTATGGCTATGTATACGGACAAAAATACAGCGAAGTCAAAGTAGAATTAGAACGAATCAAATCACATTATCGTTTTCAAATGCAACACGCTGATTTTTTTCAAGGAACAGTAGAAGAATGGTTGGTTTATTGGCTAGATCACTTGATTATCCGACAAATCAAAAAGTCCACGTACGCGTCTTATCAAACTAAAATGCACAATCATATTCTTCCCTATCTAGGGAAGAAAAAGCTGAGTAAACTCAGTAAAAAAGACATCCTTGAAGTGTTGTTTCTTTTATCAGATAAAGGTTTAAGTACAACAAGTATCCACAATACCTTGACGATTTTTAAAAGTGCCATCAATAAAGCCTATACGGAAAAAGCAATCTTAGATAATCCTTTTGATGGTGTTGTCTTTCCTCCAATTAAGAAAAAAGAGATTGGTGTACTATCCGTTGAACAACAAAGAAAATTAGAAAAAGCAGCTTTACAAAACACCGAGTGCTCACCCGTCATTATTGCTTTATATACCGGACTTAGGATTGGAGAAATCAGTGGTTTAACATGGTCAGACATTGACTTAGAAAATAAAATTATTCATGTCGTCCGGACAATCCAAAGGGTTTCCGTCACTGGTAAATCCGCAAAGACCGAAGTGATTTTCGATTTACCAAAATCAAAAAATTCTGTTAGAAAAATACCGATAGCTCAAAATCTACTAACGTACTTAACGGAGAAGAAAAAATTATCTGTTGGAAACTATGTAGTGAACAATAAAAACTCTTTTGCAGAGCCGCGATTAATTAATTATCACTTTAAACAAACCGTGGAACAGGCAAAGATTCCCTCGATCCATTTCCATGCGTTACGGCATACATTTGCCACACGTTGTATTGAAAATGGCATCGACATTGCGACGTTAAGTCGATTACTGGGGCATCAGTCAATTAAACTAACGCTTGATACGTACGCAGGATCCCTATGGGAAACAAGAGAACAAGCAATGTCGATAGTAGATGCGACATTAAATTTAAATGGCTAA
- a CDS encoding LytR/AlgR family response regulator transcription factor gives MSIVDGVIRVYIIEDDFVFRKKTHDIVESLPLSDDYFSLEVIAVENFDSFFSTLNKLVILDNDIFLVDIDLQSYYSGIELAKEIRQKNKNCFILFLTNLEDKALEIINQDINAKSYIIKGTSLDTSIFESLFHSIKMEIIKRIQNKDNYISFKKFGEIIFIKYEDILYITSVSGMRGTLAVHTINSEQIVEGSISKLRKEITTPYLYTGLKSYIINLNQLQSLNRSIGLIIFNGGYELEVGLSIIDKLNKVL, from the coding sequence ATGAGTATAGTGGATGGAGTCATTCGCGTTTACATCATTGAAGATGATTTTGTATTTCGGAAGAAAACTCACGATATCGTTGAGTCATTGCCATTATCAGACGACTACTTTTCTTTGGAAGTGATTGCTGTGGAGAATTTTGACTCTTTTTTCTCTACACTAAATAAGTTAGTCATCTTAGATAATGATATTTTTCTTGTCGATATTGATTTACAATCCTATTATTCTGGTATTGAACTTGCTAAAGAAATTCGTCAGAAAAATAAGAACTGTTTTATTCTATTTTTAACAAACTTAGAAGATAAAGCCTTAGAAATCATTAATCAAGATATTAATGCAAAATCATACATTATTAAAGGTACTAGCTTAGATACTTCCATCTTTGAAAGCCTATTTCATTCTATAAAAATGGAAATCATTAAACGTATACAAAATAAAGATAATTACATCTCTTTTAAAAAATTTGGTGAAATTATCTTCATTAAATACGAAGACATTCTCTACATTACTTCTGTATCCGGAATGCGAGGTACACTGGCAGTCCATACGATCAATTCTGAACAGATAGTTGAAGGTTCCATTAGCAAGTTAAGAAAAGAAATCACTACCCCTTATCTTTACACTGGTTTGAAATCGTATATTATCAATCTAAATCAGCTTCAATCATTGAATCGTTCAATTGGGTTAATTATATTTAATGGCGGCTATGAGTTAGAGGTTGGGCTTAGCATCATTGATAAGTTAAATAAAGTTTTATAG
- a CDS encoding L-lactate dehydrogenase, with translation MKKTSRKVVVVGTGFVGTSIAYSMINQGIVNELVLIDVNQEKAEGEALDLLDGVSWGQENVDVWSGDYEECHDADVVVITAGANQKPGQTRLELVDINASIMKSIVQKIMDTGFDGILLVASNPVDVLTYVAWKTSGFPANRVLGTGTTLDTTRFRKELAAKLKIDPRSIHGYIIGEHGDSEVAVWSHTTVGGKPILEFIVKNNRLGIEDLALISDRVKNAAYEIIDRKQATYYGIGMSTARIVKAVLNNEQAVLPVSSYLNGEYGESGLFTGVPSVVNQSGVREIIELNIDANEQLQFRESVKQLRQVIESLEH, from the coding sequence ATGAAAAAAACCAGTAGAAAAGTAGTTGTAGTAGGAACAGGATTTGTAGGAACGAGCATAGCCTATTCTATGATTAATCAAGGAATCGTGAATGAACTTGTTCTCATTGATGTAAATCAAGAAAAAGCTGAAGGTGAAGCTTTAGACTTATTAGATGGAGTTTCTTGGGGACAAGAGAATGTAGATGTATGGTCAGGAGATTATGAAGAGTGTCACGATGCTGATGTAGTAGTCATAACAGCAGGTGCCAATCAAAAGCCAGGACAGACGCGTTTAGAGTTAGTTGATATCAATGCATCAATTATGAAATCAATCGTTCAGAAAATAATGGATACAGGCTTTGATGGGATATTGTTAGTTGCTTCCAATCCAGTAGATGTTTTAACATATGTTGCGTGGAAAACATCTGGCTTCCCAGCTAATCGAGTACTGGGTACAGGAACAACACTAGATACAACTCGTTTTAGAAAAGAACTGGCTGCAAAATTAAAAATCGACCCACGAAGTATCCATGGGTATATAATTGGGGAACACGGTGACTCAGAGGTAGCGGTATGGTCTCATACTACAGTTGGCGGTAAACCTATTTTAGAATTTATTGTAAAGAATAATCGTTTAGGTATTGAAGACTTAGCTTTAATTTCAGATAGAGTAAAAAATGCTGCTTATGAAATTATTGATCGCAAACAGGCTACGTATTATGGAATTGGAATGAGTACAGCAAGAATTGTAAAGGCTGTTTTAAACAACGAACAAGCAGTTTTGCCAGTTTCTTCCTATTTAAATGGTGAATATGGAGAATCAGGTCTATTTACTGGTGTACCTTCAGTGGTAAATCAATCTGGTGTTAGAGAAATTATTGAGCTGAATATCGATGCTAATGAGCAGCTGCAATTCAGAGAATCCGTTAAACAACTTAGACAAGTAATTGAATCATTAGAACACTAA